From a region of the Daphnia pulicaria isolate SC F1-1A chromosome 1, SC_F0-13Bv2, whole genome shotgun sequence genome:
- the LOC124320535 gene encoding natural resistance-associated macrophage protein 2-like isoform X1, with amino-acid sequence MSDRDHQIKNVASMRTGGVAGDGKGADGLPTVVPFQQTLAPVAFNKAMESVTISSTTGKRGSRSSASSSEMSASKLDAVNSERQGRDNPSFHQEEDDIPVNQTYYADELISVPDLNESKFSFRTLWAFTGPGFLMSIAYLDPGNIESDLQSGVVAGYKLLWVLMSATIMGLLVQRLAIRLGMVTGLHLAEMCYKQYPKTPRLILWIMAEIAIIGSDIQEVIGTSLAIYILSNQAIPIWGGVLITVFDTFTFLLLDRYGLRKLEFFFGFLITVMAITFGYEYVHDPPPQIEVIKGLFIPGCAGCGPDGVLRAVGIVGAVIMPHNLFLHSALVKSRNVDRKDKGSVKQANMYFFIESCIALFISFIINIFVVCVFAYGLFGKTNLDVQDLCANSTSSSSQEEIEEFFPSNNETVDADIYRAGLFLGCKYGDAARYIWAVGILAAGQSSTMTGTYSGQFVMEGFLNLHWARWKRVLLTRTIAIAPTLFLAIFADIQQLTGLNDYLNAVMSLQLPFALIPTLTFTSSPKIMGDFVNGLFNKIILLVLAAVVVCINLYFVVVTIQEALPPHWAIYTAFGIAGILYMSLVLYLILHLIESFGGRCCARLPIVSGLVNPNQYHLSRSEATESISFVTSTHSLEMSNADKQKQNKNSDDISYNSDNVSHRGSLQGSIRDKN; translated from the exons ATGTCTGATCGAGATCACCAGATTAAAAATGTCGCTTCGATGCGCACAGGTGGTGTGGCTGGTGACGGAAAAGGGGCTGATGGATTGCCGACGGTCGTTCCGTTTCAACAG ACTCTAGCCCCAGTTGCATTTAACAAAGCTATGGAATCGGTTACTATTTCTTCCACTACTGGCAAGCGTGGAAGCCGATCCAGCGCAAGTTCCAGTGAAATGAGTGCATCAAAGTTGGATGCTGTGAACAGCGAGAGACAAGGCCGAGACAACCCTTCATTTCACCAAGAAGAGGACGACATCCCTGTTAATCAGACGTATTACGCCGACGAATTGATCAGCGTGCCCGACTTGAATGAA AGCAAGTTCAGCTTCCGCACTCTTTGGGCTTTCACTGGTCCGGGCTTTCTCATGAGCATTGCTTATCTAGATCCGGGTAATATTGAATCGGATTTGCAGTCAGGAGTTGTGGCCGGTTATAAG TTATTATGGGTGCTGATGTCTGCGACAATCATGGGGCTTTTGGTTCAACGCTTAGCCATTCGATTGGGTATGGTTACAGGCCTCCATTTGGCCGAAATGTGTTACAAACAATACCCTAAAACACCCCGCCTGATTTTATGGATTATGGCTGAGATCGCAATCATCGGGTCCGACATTCAGGAAGTCATCGGAACGTCACTCGCTATTTACATTCTCTCAAATCAAGC aattccTATCTGGGGTGGTGTCCTTATTACAGTATTCGACACATTTACTTTCCTACTGCTTGACAGATACGGCTTGCGAAAGttggaatttttctttgggtTCCTCATTACTGTCATGGCTATTACCTTTGGATACGAA taCGTTCACGATCCGCCGCCACAAATCGAAGTCATCAAAGGTCTCTTCATTCCGGGTTGCGCTGGTTGCGGCCCGGATGGCGTTCTCCGAGCTGTAGGAATCGTCGGTGCAGTCATTATGCCTCACAATCTTTTTCTGCATTCGGCTCTAGTCAAG TCCCGCAATGTTGACCGCAAAGATAAGGGCTCCGTTAAGCAAGCAAACATGTATTTCTTCATTGAGTCGTGCATCgctttattcatttcattcatcatcaacaTTTTCGTCGTCTGTGTCTTCGCGTACGGCCTTTTCGGAAAAACCAATCTCGATGTG CAAGATTTATGTGCAAAcagtacttcttcttcttcgcaagAAGAAATTGAGGAATTCTTCCCG TCCAATAATGAAACGGTTGATGCTGACATTTACCGCGCTGGACTCTTTTTGGGCTGCAAATATGGTGACGCAGCCAGATACATTTGGGCCGTTGGAATTCTAGCTGCTGGTCAATCGTCCACCATGACAGGAACTTACAGTGGCCAGTTTGTTATGGAG ggctttttaaatttgcacTGGGCTCGCTGGAAGAGAGTGTTGCTCACGCGAACAATTGCCATCGCTCCAACTCTTTTCTTGGCTATTTTCGCCGATATTCAACAGTTGACTGGTCTAAACGATTATCTTAACGCTGTCATGAGTTTACAGTTGCCCTTCGCCTTGATTCCAACATTGACTTTTACCA GCTCACCAAAGATAATGGGCGATTTTGTTAACGGATT attcaacaaaataattctGCTGGTTTTGGCGGCGGTCGTCGTATGTATCAATCTCTATTTCGTGGTTGTGACGATCCAGGAAGCTCTACCTCCGCACTGGGCAATCTACACCGCGTTCGGGATCGCAGGCATACTCTACATGAGCTTGGTTTTATATTTAATTCTTCACTTGATTGAATCCTTCGGTGGACGTTGCTGCGCCCGTTTACCG ATTGTATCTGGACTGGTCAACCCAAATCAATACCATCTATCAAGAAGTGAAGCAACGGAATCCATCTCTTT TGTTACCAGCACCCATTCCTTGGAAATGTCAAATGCTGATAAACAAAAGCAGAACAAAAATTCCGATGATATCTCCTACAACAGTGATAACGTCAGTCATCGCGGTAGTCTTCAAGGCAGTATACGTGACAAAAATTAA
- the LOC124320535 gene encoding natural resistance-associated macrophage protein 2-like isoform X2 has product MESVTISSTTGKRGSRSSASSSEMSASKLDAVNSERQGRDNPSFHQEEDDIPVNQTYYADELISVPDLNESKFSFRTLWAFTGPGFLMSIAYLDPGNIESDLQSGVVAGYKLLWVLMSATIMGLLVQRLAIRLGMVTGLHLAEMCYKQYPKTPRLILWIMAEIAIIGSDIQEVIGTSLAIYILSNQAIPIWGGVLITVFDTFTFLLLDRYGLRKLEFFFGFLITVMAITFGYEYVHDPPPQIEVIKGLFIPGCAGCGPDGVLRAVGIVGAVIMPHNLFLHSALVKSRNVDRKDKGSVKQANMYFFIESCIALFISFIINIFVVCVFAYGLFGKTNLDVQDLCANSTSSSSQEEIEEFFPSNNETVDADIYRAGLFLGCKYGDAARYIWAVGILAAGQSSTMTGTYSGQFVMEGFLNLHWARWKRVLLTRTIAIAPTLFLAIFADIQQLTGLNDYLNAVMSLQLPFALIPTLTFTSSPKIMGDFVNGLFNKIILLVLAAVVVCINLYFVVVTIQEALPPHWAIYTAFGIAGILYMSLVLYLILHLIESFGGRCCARLPIVSGLVNPNQYHLSRSEATESISFVTSTHSLEMSNADKQKQNKNSDDISYNSDNVSHRGSLQGSIRDKN; this is encoded by the exons ATGGAATCGGTTACTATTTCTTCCACTACTGGCAAGCGTGGAAGCCGATCCAGCGCAAGTTCCAGTGAAATGAGTGCATCAAAGTTGGATGCTGTGAACAGCGAGAGACAAGGCCGAGACAACCCTTCATTTCACCAAGAAGAGGACGACATCCCTGTTAATCAGACGTATTACGCCGACGAATTGATCAGCGTGCCCGACTTGAATGAA AGCAAGTTCAGCTTCCGCACTCTTTGGGCTTTCACTGGTCCGGGCTTTCTCATGAGCATTGCTTATCTAGATCCGGGTAATATTGAATCGGATTTGCAGTCAGGAGTTGTGGCCGGTTATAAG TTATTATGGGTGCTGATGTCTGCGACAATCATGGGGCTTTTGGTTCAACGCTTAGCCATTCGATTGGGTATGGTTACAGGCCTCCATTTGGCCGAAATGTGTTACAAACAATACCCTAAAACACCCCGCCTGATTTTATGGATTATGGCTGAGATCGCAATCATCGGGTCCGACATTCAGGAAGTCATCGGAACGTCACTCGCTATTTACATTCTCTCAAATCAAGC aattccTATCTGGGGTGGTGTCCTTATTACAGTATTCGACACATTTACTTTCCTACTGCTTGACAGATACGGCTTGCGAAAGttggaatttttctttgggtTCCTCATTACTGTCATGGCTATTACCTTTGGATACGAA taCGTTCACGATCCGCCGCCACAAATCGAAGTCATCAAAGGTCTCTTCATTCCGGGTTGCGCTGGTTGCGGCCCGGATGGCGTTCTCCGAGCTGTAGGAATCGTCGGTGCAGTCATTATGCCTCACAATCTTTTTCTGCATTCGGCTCTAGTCAAG TCCCGCAATGTTGACCGCAAAGATAAGGGCTCCGTTAAGCAAGCAAACATGTATTTCTTCATTGAGTCGTGCATCgctttattcatttcattcatcatcaacaTTTTCGTCGTCTGTGTCTTCGCGTACGGCCTTTTCGGAAAAACCAATCTCGATGTG CAAGATTTATGTGCAAAcagtacttcttcttcttcgcaagAAGAAATTGAGGAATTCTTCCCG TCCAATAATGAAACGGTTGATGCTGACATTTACCGCGCTGGACTCTTTTTGGGCTGCAAATATGGTGACGCAGCCAGATACATTTGGGCCGTTGGAATTCTAGCTGCTGGTCAATCGTCCACCATGACAGGAACTTACAGTGGCCAGTTTGTTATGGAG ggctttttaaatttgcacTGGGCTCGCTGGAAGAGAGTGTTGCTCACGCGAACAATTGCCATCGCTCCAACTCTTTTCTTGGCTATTTTCGCCGATATTCAACAGTTGACTGGTCTAAACGATTATCTTAACGCTGTCATGAGTTTACAGTTGCCCTTCGCCTTGATTCCAACATTGACTTTTACCA GCTCACCAAAGATAATGGGCGATTTTGTTAACGGATT attcaacaaaataattctGCTGGTTTTGGCGGCGGTCGTCGTATGTATCAATCTCTATTTCGTGGTTGTGACGATCCAGGAAGCTCTACCTCCGCACTGGGCAATCTACACCGCGTTCGGGATCGCAGGCATACTCTACATGAGCTTGGTTTTATATTTAATTCTTCACTTGATTGAATCCTTCGGTGGACGTTGCTGCGCCCGTTTACCG ATTGTATCTGGACTGGTCAACCCAAATCAATACCATCTATCAAGAAGTGAAGCAACGGAATCCATCTCTTT TGTTACCAGCACCCATTCCTTGGAAATGTCAAATGCTGATAAACAAAAGCAGAACAAAAATTCCGATGATATCTCCTACAACAGTGATAACGTCAGTCATCGCGGTAGTCTTCAAGGCAGTATACGTGACAAAAATTAA